The following coding sequences lie in one Polynucleobacter asymbioticus genomic window:
- a CDS encoding HAD family hydrolase — translation MSRGLASPYKGVFFDLDGTLADTAPDLVAAANQLLIARNLPPKQYEVLRPCASAGARGLIGGAFGINTDHPDFIPLRDEFFANYEKDLLVNSVLFEGVDHLLNQLDSAKLPWGIVTNKSERFTHPLTELMGLRQRAVSTISGDTTPHSKPHPEPILHAARVANIDPSKSVYVGDDIRDIVAGKAAGMKTIAAAYGYCGCEEPPEAWGADYLVRHPRELLEIIFPQ, via the coding sequence ATGAGTAGGGGGTTAGCGAGCCCTTACAAGGGTGTCTTTTTTGATCTCGATGGCACTCTGGCTGACACAGCCCCAGACCTCGTAGCGGCAGCCAATCAACTCCTCATCGCCAGAAACCTTCCCCCTAAGCAATATGAAGTATTACGGCCTTGTGCCTCTGCTGGAGCACGTGGACTGATTGGTGGCGCCTTTGGAATCAATACCGATCACCCAGACTTCATTCCTTTGCGTGATGAATTCTTTGCGAACTATGAGAAGGATTTGCTGGTAAACAGCGTACTTTTCGAGGGTGTAGACCATCTCCTCAATCAATTGGATAGCGCCAAGCTTCCCTGGGGCATTGTGACCAATAAGAGTGAGCGCTTTACTCATCCCCTCACAGAGCTGATGGGTCTGCGCCAAAGAGCGGTATCAACGATCTCTGGCGACACCACTCCTCACTCAAAACCACATCCTGAGCCCATCTTGCATGCAGCTAGAGTTGCCAATATTGACCCCAGTAAATCGGTTTATGTAGGTGACGATATTAGAGACATCGTGGCAGGCAAAGCGGCAGGAATGAAGACGATTGCAGCAGCGTACGGCTATTGCGGCTGTGAAGAGCCTCCAGAGGCCTGGGGCGCCGATTACTTAGTGCGCCACCCAAGGGAACTACTGGAAATCATCTTCCCGCAGTAG
- a CDS encoding IlvD/Edd family dehydratase, with protein MTTDKSKEKKQASESGLRKGLTSYGDKGFSLFLRKAFIKGAGYTNSALDRPVIGIINTGSAYNPCHGNMPQLIEAVKRGVMLAGGLPMDFPTISIHESFAAPTSMYLRNLMSMDTEEMLRAQPMDAVVMIGGCDKTVPAQMMGAASAGLPAIQLITGSMLTGSHRSERVGACTDCRRYWGKFRAGEIDEAEKDEVNDQLVASVGTCSVMGTASTMACISEALGMTVPGGASPPAVTADRIRIAEETGTRAVQMAKDGLTIDKVLTADAFENAMRVLLAIGGSTNGIVHLAAIAGRMGLEIDLDALDKMGDETPVLVDLKPSGDHYMENFHDAGGMTTLLRQLKPLLKLNAMTVTGRTLGEEIDAAPPSFKQDVVRQFDNPIYPRGSIAVLHGNLAPGGAIIKQSAAHEKLMEHEGRAVVFENSEDLANRIDSPDLDVTADDILVLKNIGPKGAPGMPEAGYIPIPMKLARAGVKDIVRISDGRMSGTAFGTIVLHVTPEAAVGGPLAHVMNGDHIRLSVKNREISLLVSEEELAKRAKENPVIEPTAERGYLKLFLDTVTQADKGVDFDFLRAAKMVGKTPKR; from the coding sequence ATGACAACCGATAAGAGTAAAGAGAAAAAGCAGGCAAGCGAAAGTGGCTTGCGTAAGGGTTTAACAAGTTATGGTGATAAAGGCTTCTCTTTATTTTTACGTAAGGCATTTATCAAGGGTGCTGGCTACACCAATAGCGCCTTAGATCGTCCTGTGATTGGGATCATCAATACTGGCAGTGCTTACAACCCCTGTCATGGCAATATGCCGCAGTTAATTGAGGCTGTAAAACGCGGCGTGATGTTGGCGGGCGGTTTGCCGATGGATTTTCCGACGATTTCCATTCATGAAAGCTTTGCTGCCCCGACCAGTATGTATTTGCGTAACCTGATGTCCATGGATACCGAGGAGATGCTACGCGCTCAACCAATGGATGCGGTAGTCATGATTGGTGGTTGCGATAAAACAGTGCCGGCACAAATGATGGGTGCGGCCTCAGCGGGCTTACCTGCCATTCAGTTAATCACTGGTTCAATGCTAACTGGTTCGCATCGAAGTGAGCGCGTAGGTGCGTGCACCGACTGTCGCCGCTATTGGGGAAAATTCCGCGCTGGTGAAATTGATGAAGCTGAAAAAGATGAAGTCAATGATCAGTTGGTGGCGAGTGTTGGTACCTGCTCAGTGATGGGTACCGCTAGTACGATGGCTTGCATCTCTGAGGCACTGGGTATGACCGTGCCTGGAGGGGCTAGCCCACCAGCGGTAACGGCAGATCGCATTCGAATTGCAGAAGAGACCGGTACTCGTGCAGTACAGATGGCAAAAGATGGTTTAACCATTGACAAAGTATTAACTGCGGACGCTTTTGAAAATGCAATGCGTGTTTTGCTAGCGATTGGCGGATCAACTAATGGCATTGTTCACTTAGCCGCTATCGCTGGACGTATGGGTCTAGAAATTGACTTAGATGCTCTCGATAAGATGGGTGACGAGACGCCGGTACTGGTTGATTTGAAACCATCTGGTGATCACTATATGGAGAACTTCCATGATGCCGGTGGCATGACAACCTTGTTGCGTCAGCTAAAGCCTTTGTTGAAGCTGAATGCAATGACGGTGACTGGCCGCACTTTAGGTGAAGAGATTGATGCAGCTCCACCAAGCTTTAAGCAGGATGTGGTTCGCCAGTTCGATAACCCAATTTATCCACGCGGCAGTATTGCGGTCTTGCATGGGAACCTTGCCCCTGGCGGCGCTATCATCAAGCAATCTGCAGCCCATGAAAAACTCATGGAGCATGAAGGTCGCGCAGTCGTCTTTGAGAATAGTGAGGATCTTGCTAATCGAATTGATAGCCCAGACTTAGATGTCACGGCAGATGATATTTTGGTGCTCAAGAATATTGGCCCTAAAGGTGCACCTGGCATGCCTGAGGCAGGATACATTCCGATTCCAATGAAGCTTGCGCGTGCTGGTGTGAAAGATATCGTTCGTATCTCTGATGGTCGTATGAGTGGAACGGCGTTTGGAACAATTGTGTTGCACGTGACTCCAGAAGCTGCAGTCGGTGGGCCACTCGCGCATGTAATGAATGGCGATCACATTCGCTTGAGCGTAAAAAATCGTGAGATTAGTTTATTGGTCTCTGAGGAAGAGTTGGCTAAGCGTGCAAAAGAAAACCCAGTGATTGAGCCCACTGCAGAGCGTGGTTACTTAAAGCTATTTTTGGATACAGTGACACAGGCGGATAAGGGTGTTGACTTTGATTTCTTGAGAGCTGCAAAGATGGTTGGTAAAACACCCAAGCGTTAA
- a CDS encoding Bug family tripartite tricarboxylate transporter substrate binding protein: protein MINFQAGRLCRSIVQLALVLGFSGMVHAAYPDRPIKLVVPYPPGGATDVIGRILAKNLGDSLGQQVIVENRGGAGGNIGAEAVAKASPDGYTLLMGAVTSHSTMATLEKGKLRYDLLKDFSPVMIVGSVPLVVVVNPNVPVRTLKGLVEYAKANPDKMNYASSGPGAPQRMGAEIFQREAGLKITHVPYKGSGPAMTDLVAGQVNLMVETVPAALPFITSGQLRPLAVTTAKRISMLPDVPTTAESGMPALEVSSTFGVLAPTGTPVAIIDQLNTAIAKLLVNPEVKEAFLKQGVYAAAPTRPKQSATLLAGEVKRWEKVIKDADIKAE, encoded by the coding sequence ATGATCAACTTTCAAGCAGGTAGATTGTGCCGTTCCATTGTTCAGTTAGCCCTAGTCCTGGGTTTTTCTGGCATGGTGCATGCCGCTTATCCGGATAGGCCAATTAAACTAGTTGTTCCCTATCCCCCAGGAGGGGCTACCGACGTGATCGGGCGCATTCTGGCTAAGAATCTTGGGGACTCCCTAGGGCAGCAAGTCATTGTTGAAAACCGCGGTGGCGCTGGCGGCAATATCGGAGCAGAGGCCGTTGCTAAAGCAAGTCCAGATGGTTACACCTTATTAATGGGCGCTGTGACCTCACACTCGACTATGGCAACCCTTGAAAAAGGCAAGTTGCGCTACGACCTTCTCAAGGATTTTTCACCGGTCATGATTGTGGGTTCAGTACCTTTGGTAGTGGTTGTTAATCCCAATGTTCCTGTAAGAACATTAAAAGGCTTAGTCGAGTATGCAAAAGCCAATCCAGATAAGATGAATTACGCCTCATCAGGCCCTGGAGCTCCTCAACGTATGGGCGCCGAAATTTTCCAGCGAGAAGCTGGCTTAAAAATTACACATGTTCCTTATAAGGGTAGTGGACCAGCGATGACTGATTTGGTTGCAGGTCAGGTCAACTTGATGGTGGAAACGGTTCCAGCTGCGCTACCGTTTATTACCTCTGGACAACTCCGACCATTAGCTGTCACTACTGCAAAGCGCATTTCAATGTTGCCTGATGTGCCTACGACAGCTGAATCGGGTATGCCTGCATTAGAGGTTAGCTCCACCTTTGGTGTGTTGGCGCCAACTGGCACACCCGTGGCGATCATCGATCAGTTGAATACTGCGATTGCTAAGTTACTAGTAAATCCAGAAGTTAAAGAAGCATTCTTAAAGCAGGGTGTTTACGCTGCAGCTCCAACAAGGCCAAAACAATCTGCAACCTTGTTAGCGGGTGAGGTGAAGCGCTGGGAAAAAGTCATTAAAGATGCAGATATTAAGGCTGAATAA
- a CDS encoding VOC family protein — translation MSNIQPFHLAFPVDNLAAARTFYGKTLGCPEGRSSDEWIDFDFFGHQLVAHLAPEECGHASSNEVDGHQVPVKHFGVVLTMQDWHALADRLRNSGMKFIIEPQIRFKGMVGEQATMFFLDPAGNALEFKAFEDPSQLFAK, via the coding sequence ATGTCTAACATTCAACCCTTCCATCTTGCGTTTCCAGTGGACAACCTAGCCGCTGCGCGAACTTTTTATGGCAAGACCTTAGGCTGCCCAGAAGGGCGCAGTTCGGATGAGTGGATTGATTTTGATTTCTTCGGACATCAGCTTGTTGCCCACCTCGCACCTGAAGAATGCGGCCATGCGAGCTCAAATGAGGTTGACGGACATCAAGTTCCGGTAAAACATTTTGGAGTTGTGCTGACGATGCAAGATTGGCATGCCCTAGCTGATCGCCTACGTAATAGCGGCATGAAGTTCATCATTGAACCCCAAATTCGCTTTAAGGGGATGGTTGGCGAACAGGCAACAATGTTCTTCCTCGATCCCGCTGGCAATGCCCTGGAATTCAAAGCATTTGAAGATCCAAGCCAGCTATTTGCAAAATAA
- a CDS encoding TonB-dependent receptor family protein, with the protein MKQQGMALASSAILAYGGTLAMSVYAQDVELPRIDIVGREEGARSKIPGTVDVIDQQQLEILQPLSLQDALKTVPGVTIRGDEGGLGSIPNIGIRGLNPSRSQKVLLLEDGAPIHPSLFISSASYYSPPVDRMSGIEVLKGASGLQYGPSNIGGVINYLTKTPEQGFKLSGKAGNYGYRLAQIEAGGKSESNGAVAGINIIKSESDGYQANGYKMYDILFKGGIAIDQDQWLSLKYTHYDNNINTSYVGLRPNQYIGKYSSNPAPNDYFVTQRNAVDLNHSWEIGHGTKLNTLVYWSKLDRDYWRQSVAARNADQTVFNPCNGSTNCMFGRNREFQMLGVDSRLNQAFNAMGIDNELEFGIRLHTESQINQMVGSTSFLKSGSVLGHEENKANSMAMYLQNRFLLSKNLAIIPGLRLESYRQSRNNIITNTSGSAKNLESVPQIGATWQIAPELQIYSSMYKGFAPAQLATAISEKGVDQQLDPERSTNVEFGLRGKNAGFTYDAAVFSMNFSNQIVNQSLASGITKANGGKSLHQGTELALGYQLAGGWGLNGNLTYIPVARFVGNSSMGKDGNRIPYTAKLVSNLGVNYQKNGFKTLLSLNYLSPQYADSANTVVQNAIGTLGEIPSITTVNWSVNYEVNKALKVFGVVNNLLNRRYISSRSPDGIFAGAPLNFQAGMSYQFF; encoded by the coding sequence ATGAAGCAGCAAGGAATGGCTTTGGCCTCAAGCGCCATATTGGCGTATGGAGGGACATTGGCGATGAGTGTTTATGCTCAAGATGTGGAGTTACCGCGAATAGATATTGTGGGTCGAGAGGAGGGTGCACGCTCGAAGATTCCCGGCACAGTTGATGTTATCGATCAACAACAATTAGAGATACTTCAGCCCCTATCGCTTCAAGATGCACTAAAGACGGTTCCAGGTGTCACTATTCGTGGAGACGAGGGTGGGCTCGGCTCAATACCAAATATTGGTATACGCGGCTTGAATCCTAGCCGCAGCCAAAAAGTATTGCTCTTAGAGGATGGCGCACCAATTCACCCAAGCCTGTTTATTTCCAGCGCGTCTTATTACAGTCCTCCCGTGGACCGCATGAGTGGAATAGAGGTGCTCAAAGGTGCGTCTGGACTTCAGTATGGCCCTTCGAATATTGGTGGTGTCATTAACTACCTTACCAAGACGCCTGAACAAGGGTTTAAGTTATCTGGTAAGGCTGGTAATTATGGTTATCGATTGGCTCAGATTGAGGCAGGCGGTAAGTCTGAATCAAATGGCGCAGTTGCAGGGATCAACATCATCAAATCAGAGTCTGATGGTTATCAGGCAAATGGTTACAAGATGTACGATATTTTATTTAAGGGTGGGATAGCCATTGATCAGGATCAATGGCTTAGTCTGAAGTACACCCACTACGACAACAATATCAATACTTCGTACGTAGGCTTAAGACCAAATCAATACATCGGTAAGTATTCTTCAAACCCGGCACCAAATGATTATTTCGTTACACAACGAAATGCAGTTGACCTCAATCACTCCTGGGAGATTGGCCATGGTACGAAGCTCAATACTCTGGTCTATTGGAGTAAATTGGATCGTGACTATTGGCGGCAAAGTGTTGCTGCCCGAAATGCTGATCAAACAGTCTTCAACCCCTGCAATGGTTCCACTAACTGCATGTTCGGGCGTAATCGTGAGTTCCAAATGTTGGGGGTGGACTCCCGCTTGAATCAAGCCTTCAATGCTATGGGGATTGATAACGAGCTGGAGTTTGGAATACGCCTGCACACTGAATCACAAATTAATCAAATGGTGGGCTCTACTAGTTTCCTGAAGTCCGGCAGTGTTTTGGGTCACGAGGAAAACAAGGCTAACTCAATGGCAATGTATCTGCAGAATCGTTTCTTACTCAGTAAGAACTTAGCCATTATTCCTGGGTTGCGACTCGAGAGTTACCGACAGAGTAGAAATAACATCATCACCAATACTTCGGGGAGTGCCAAAAACCTCGAATCTGTTCCCCAAATTGGAGCAACTTGGCAGATTGCGCCAGAGCTACAGATTTATTCCAGCATGTACAAAGGGTTTGCACCGGCACAGCTCGCAACTGCTATCAGTGAAAAAGGTGTAGATCAGCAACTAGATCCAGAGCGTTCTACTAATGTTGAATTCGGATTGCGGGGTAAAAATGCGGGCTTCACATATGACGCAGCTGTTTTTAGTATGAACTTTAGCAATCAGATTGTGAATCAAAGTCTAGCCTCAGGTATTACTAAGGCAAATGGCGGCAAGAGTTTGCATCAAGGTACGGAGTTGGCTTTGGGGTATCAACTAGCTGGAGGATGGGGACTTAATGGAAATCTTACTTACATCCCTGTTGCAAGGTTTGTGGGAAATTCCTCTATGGGTAAAGATGGAAATCGAATTCCGTATACCGCCAAGCTGGTTTCAAACCTAGGGGTCAATTATCAGAAAAATGGTTTTAAAACACTGCTGAGTCTCAATTACCTATCACCCCAATACGCAGATTCCGCGAATACTGTGGTTCAAAATGCGATTGGTACTTTGGGGGAGATTCCTTCGATCACGACTGTGAACTGGAGTGTTAATTATGAGGTGAATAAGGCTTTAAAAGTATTTGGGGTCGTCAATAATCTATTAAATCGACGTTATATTTCTAGCAGAAGTCCAGATGGGATATTTGCTGGTGCACCCTTAAACTTTCAGGCGGGTATGAGCTACCAATTCTTTTAA
- the hemP gene encoding hemin uptake protein HemP, which yields MSERIDDLAQAVSSYGSIVGKVIPSANLLGKEKSVVIVHDDQRYVLSITKLGKLILTK from the coding sequence ATGAGTGAGCGTATTGACGATCTTGCTCAAGCAGTTTCCAGTTACGGCTCTATTGTTGGCAAGGTGATACCCAGTGCAAACTTACTTGGAAAAGAAAAGTCGGTCGTGATTGTCCATGATGATCAGCGATACGTTTTAAGTATTACCAAGCTTGGAAAGTTAATTTTGACCAAGTAA